The sequence CATCGCCCAGCACCTCGGCTACTGGCTGCCGGCGCGGGTCCGCGACCGCCAGGCGCTGGCGCGGTACGGGACGCTCGGCGGCCCGCCGCGTACCGAGGTGTTCGGCTGGTTCCTCGCGGTGCCGGTGGTCACCTTCGGCGGCGGCGCCGCGCTCGCCGTGACGATCTTCGCCACGACCCCGTTCCGCACGTACGCGGGGAGCTGGCTCCTGCTGCTGGTCGTGGGCGCGGCGGTCACGGCCGCGATGGTGACCGACGTCCAGCGGCGTCCCGTCATCGCGGAGGACGCGACGTCCCGGGCCGTGGACACCGCCCTGCGGCCGCACGACCTGCTGACGGCGCTGCCCGCGGTCTACGCCGTTCCGGTGCTGGTGGATCCGCTGGTCGGCGACGCGCAGCCGCCGCAGTGGCGGCCGTGGCTCTTCGGCTACGTCGCTCTCGCGGTGGCGATGCAGGTCGTCGTGGGCGTCGCGCAGCGGCGGCGGGTGCGGGCCGCGCTCGGCGAAATCGGCGGCCGGTAAACCTTTCCGCCGCTTCGGGCGTGTACGCGGGACAAGGGGGAGGTTTCCGTGGGTGGAGAGGTACCGAGACCCATCGACGCGGCGATGGCCGTGCAGTGGCTGGCCCGGCACGGGGTCGTCGTGGGGACGCCGGTCCCGCTGCTGTCCCTGCGCCTCGGCGTGCGGGAACGGCTGCGCACCAAGCACCCCGGCGTGGGCTTGGCGGTGGGGTTGGTCATCGCCTTCGTCAACACCTTCGGCATGGAGTTCGCGCACGAGGCGTTCGGGGACCTGGCGGTCGGCAGCGGCTTCATCCTCGGCGCACTGGTCGTCCTGGCGCAGGTCTGGCGCTGGGTCACGGTCCGCGAATCCGACCGGCCGGCGGCCGCGCTGGTGCGCCCGGCCGCGCGGCCGGCCCTGAGCTGGACCCTCGGTCTCCTCGGCGGCTGGTACCTGGCATCGGTGGTGGTCGCCTACGCCGGCGGGCTGGTGCTCTTCCTCGCGCTGGCGTCGTCGGCCGCGCCGTTCTGGCTGGGGCTGCTGGCGCTCGGTGCCGTCCAGTCCGGGTTCGTCTGGTGGTCCGTGCTGCGGGAGCCGGTCGTCGCGGTCGATCCCGCGTCGTTCATGGTCGACGCGGTGCTGCGGGTGGAGGACGCGCACTCCTACGCGGCGCCGGCCGTCCTGCCGTACCTGGCCTGCGGTGACCTCCTCTTCGCGGTGCCGGTTCCGCCGTCGTCCCGGCCCGCTGTCGTCGCGTACGCGGTGCTCGCGGTCGGGACGCAGGTGGTGGGCTGGGTCCTGCACCGCCGCCGGTCCCGTGTCCTGCGGCCGAACCTGGAGGTGGTTCCCCGATGAGGTCCGAACCGAGCCGCGCCGAGTTCGTCCGCGCCGCGGTGTGGCTGGGCAGGCACGGCGTCCGCGTGGGGGTGCCGACGCCCCTGCTCGCGACGCGCCTCGGCGGCCGCACGGGCGGGAACGCGCTGCCGCTGCTGATCCGGCTGGCGGTGTTCCTCCTGCTGGCGGCCGCCGCCGCGGTCGGCTACCAGTGCCTGCAGTACCTGCCCGGCGTCCGCGGCGTGGAGATGACCGAGAGCAAGGTCCTTTACTTCCTGCTTGCCGGCAATCAGCTGGCCTTCTGGTCCATGATCCGCGCGGGGGACCGGCGAGCCGCGCGCCGCCTGGGCGCCCGGCGGCTCGACCGGCCGCGCCCGTCGTGGCGGGAAGTGCCGGGCGGCTGGTTCCTCGCGTCGACGGCGGTCACCTTCGCCGGGGGAGCCGCGCTCGCGATCACGATGTTCCTGGCGACCCCGTACCGGACCTACGCCTGGAGCTGGCTCGGCGTGCTCGCGCTGGGCGGAGTCGTCTTCGGCGTGATCGCGACCGGGATCGTGCGGCGGCCGGTGCTCGCGGAGGACGAGCCGTCCGCCGCCGTCGACGCGGTGGTGCGGATCGAGGACCTCTACCTGGTGATGCCTGCGTACTACGCGTTGCCGGTGCTCTTCGACCTGCTCACCACCAACCGGCAACCGCCCGGCTTCGGGCCCTGGCTGATCGGCTACGCGGGGCTCGCGCTGGCCCTGCAGCTCGTGGGCAGCCTGCGCCACCGGCGGCGCCGCCCGGTACTCCCGCCGGGCGACTACGGCGTCCCGCTGCCGGCCCAGCCCGGGGTGGCCCGGTGATCGCGGTGACAGCCGCCGAGCGGGCGGCGGTCAAGTGGCTGGCGGTGCGCGGTATCCGCGTTTCCGAAGCGACCCAGCTGCTGACCTACCGGCTGAGCGTCCGCCGCGGCAAGAGCGAGCCCGGTGCATTCACCTACGTGTTCGTCACCAACGCGGTGCTCGTCATCGGCGTTTTCGGGTACCAGGTGGTGCCCTGGCTGGACCGCGCCGACCTGCCCGACGCCGGGGTCCCGTGGTTCGTCTGGACGTCGCTGGTCCTGACGAACTGGCTGCAGATCCGCGCCGGCGACCGGCGGGCGGTCGCCTGGCTGGGCGACGAGCGGCTGATCCGGCCCCGCCCGCCGTGGCGGGAGGTGGTGAACGGCTGGTACGCGGCCTCGCTGGCGGTCACGTTCGGCGGCGGCGCCGTCCTCGCGGTCACGATGGTGGCCGGCGGCTCGGTCTGGGCCCGCTTCTGGCTCGGCGCGATCGTCCTCGGTGCGGCGGTCGAGGCCGTCGTCCTGACGAGCATCGTCCGCCGCCCGGTCATCGCGGAGGACGAGGGTTCGCTCGCGGTCGACACCGTCACGCGGCTCCAGGACGTCCACTGCACCGTGCCGTCGTTGTTCGCCGTCCCGGTGCTCGTGGACCTCGGGTACCCCGACCTGCCGGGCAAGGCGTGGCTCGCCGGTTACGTCGCGCTGGCGGTGACCACGCACGTCATCGGGTACTTCGCCCAGCGGCGGCGGGTTCCCCCGCTGCCGCCGGGCGCCCGCTACGGGCCGGGACTCAGCGGTTCGACGCCTTCTTGACGAACTTCGCCAGGTCCTTCGACTGCTGCACCCGGCTCGGCTCGTGGATGTACATCATGTGCCCGGCCGGGTAGTACGCCGTGTCGATGTTGTCGCGCAGTTCCTCCGGGATCCGCAGGTGGGCCAGCACGTGCTCGGCCGCGAAGTACGCCGTCGCGCCGTCGTAGTGGCCGAACGCGACGTGGACCTTCAGGTGCGGGTTCGCGCGCATCGCCGAGCTCAGCGAATCGACCACCGACACCGAGCGGCCCTCGAACTCCTTGTACGACCAGGCCTTGAACGTGTCCTCGTGGATGATCTCGTACGGCAGGTCGTTCTCGTACCCGAGCTCCGCCCGCACGTAGTGGTTGAACGCCGCCGCGTAGGCGCCGACCACGCGGGAGATCGACGGGTCGTCGCTCATGTGCTCGCGGCCGCCGTCCGGCTCCCACGTCGTGAACCGGCCGTCCATCCGGCCGACCGTCAGGCCGCGGTCGCGCAGCAGCTCGGTGAAGAACCGGACGTGCTCGATCCGCAGGTTCACCCGGTCCACGTAGGACTCGGTGAGCCCGGTCAGCGACGCCAGCGTGGCCACCGCCTCGGCCCGGTCCTGCGTGGACAGCCGCGCGCCGCGGGAGAGCGCCCACGGCAGGTCCTTGGCCGCGAAGTCCTCGGCGTCGGCGAGGACGTCGTCGAGCGGGCGGTCGCCGTGCAGGCCGTGGTAGTGCGCGATCGCCGCGTACGTCGGCACGTACAGCGAGTACGGCAGGTCGTTGCCCTCGGTGAACTGCAGCGTGCCCAGGTCGAGCACCGACGAGATGAGCAGCAGGCCGTTCACGTAGAGCCCGTGCCGGTCCTGCAGGTGCGCGGCCAGCCCGGCGGCGCGCAGCGTGCCGTACGACTCGCCGGCCAGGAACTTCGGCGACAGCCAGCGCTGGTGCCGTGACACCCACAGCCGGATGAGCTCGCCGATCGACTCGATGTCGCCCTGGTAGCCGTGGAAGTCCTTGGTCTCCTCGCCGCCCGCGACCCGCGAGTAGCCGGTCGACACCGGGTCGATGAACACCAGGTCGCTGTGCGCCAGCAGCGTCTCGGGGTTGTCGGCCAGCCCGTACGGCGGCGGCACCAGGTCGTCGACGTCGCCGGAGAGCACCCGGCGCGGGCCCAGCAGGCCCAGGTGCAGCCAGATGCTCGACGAGCCGGGGCCGCCGTTGAAGGCGAACGTCACCGGCCGCGTGCCCGGGTCGGCGTCGTCGAGGGTGTAGGAGGTGACGAACACCTCCGCCTTCGCCTTGAAGCCCTCCGACTTGCCGTCCTTGACGACCTCCTTGCGGAGCACGACCCGGCCCGCTTTCGCCGTGTACGCGAGCTTCTTCCGCTTCACGGTGAGCGTGTGCTGGGTCGTGACGATGTCATCGGTCGGCTCGGCCGGGATCTCCGTGGTTTCCGGCGCCTTCTTCTCGGGAGCCTCTTCGGGGGTCGTGTCCGCCATGGCCCCAACTTAGTTGTGGCAGGGTGACTTGGTGCACACCGGGGACTGGCCGTCGACGGCCGAGGAGGCCCTCGCCGTCCAGGAAGCGTTGCGCGGCCGGGTCGAGCTCACCGGCGACCTGCCGGAGCTGCCGCCGACGGTGACCGGCCTCGACGTCGCCTACGACGAGGACGACGGCATCGCCGCGGCGGTCGTCACCCTGGAGACCGCCGGCCTCACCGTGGTCGAGGAACGCACGCACCGCGCGAAGGCCGTCTTCCCGTACGAGCCGGGCCTGTTCGCCTTCCGCGAGCTGCCACCGCTGCTGGCCGCCCTCGACGCGCTGGAGCACGAGCCGGACGTCCTGGTCTGCGACGGCCACGGCCTCGCCCACCCGCGGCGCTTCGGCTTGGCCTGCCACCTCGGCGTGCTGACCGGGCGGCCCGCGTTCGGCGTCGGCAAGACGCGGTTCGTCGGCACCCACCCCGAGCCCCCGGCGACCCGGGGCTCGTCGGTGCCCCTGGTCGACGCCGGCGAGGAGGTCGGCGCGGTGCTGCGGACCCAGGACGGCGTCAAACCGGTGTACGTCTCGGCCGGGCACCGGATCGACCTGGCGCACGCCTGCCGGCTGACCCTGGCGCTGACCCCGCGCTACCGCCTGCCCGAGACGACCCGCCGCGCCGACCGGCTGTCCCGGGCGGCGCTGCGATGAGGTCCCTGGCCGAGCTGGACGCCGCCGTGGCCGGGTGCCGGGCCTGCCCCCGGCTGGTGACCTGGCGCGAAGGCGTCGCGGGCACGAAAGCGGCCTTCCGCGGTGAGGAGTACTGGGCGCGCCCGGTGCCGGGCTTCGGCCCGCCCGACGCGTCGCTCGCGGTGGTCGGGCTGGCGCCGTCGGCGCACGGCGCGAACCGCACCGGCCGCATGTTCACCGGCGACCCTTCGGGTGACTTCCTCTTCCGGGTGCTGCACGAGGTCGGGCTCGCGTCGCAGCCGACGTCCGAGCGCATCGGGGACGGCCTCGAGCTGTACGGCACGCGGCTCGTCTCGCCGGTGCGCTGCGCCCCGCCGGAGAACAAGCCGACGCCGGCCGAGCGGGACACGTGCCGTCCGTGGCTCGCGGAGGAGCTGACGCTGTTACGTCCGACACTGCGCTCGATCGTGGTGCTCGGCGCGTTCGGCTGGCAGGCACTACTGCCCGTGCTCGCCGCGGCCGGCTGGCCGGTGCCGCAGCCGCGGCCGGCGTTCGCGCACGGCGCGGTCCTGGAGCTGGGCGACCTGCGTGTTTTCGGCTGTTATCACGTGTCGCCGCGCAATGTCCAGACACGGCGCGTGACCCACGCCATGGTGGCGGACGTCTTCCGCGCCGCGACCTCGGTGACAGGCCACGACTGAATCGTTACGGAAACCGCAGCGACGCTGGTCACAGCCGGATGGGGCCCCCGAGCGAGGTCGCGGCGAAGGTGTCACCATGAGGACATGGCTGCTGCGAAGTCGAAGTCGGAACCGACTCGGATCCTCGTCCTCGGTGGTGGGTACGTCGGGCTCTACACGGCCTACGGCCTCCAGAAGATGCTCCGGGCCAACGAGGCCTCCGTGACCGTCGTTGACCCGCAGCCCCACATGACCTACGCGCCGTTCCTCCCGGAGGCCGCGGCCGGCGCGATCGAGCCCCGGCACGTGGTCGTGCCGCTGCGGCGGGTGCTGAAGCGCTGCCACGTGCTGACCGCGCGCGTCACCAAGATCGAGAACGACAAGAAGTCGGTCACGGTCGAGGCCGCCGACGGCCACATCGAGCAGCTCGGCTACGACGTCCTCGTCGTCGCCCTCGGCGCCGTCGCGCGCATCCTGCCGATCCCCGGCCTGGTCGAAGAGGGCATCGCCTTCAAGACCATCGGCGAGGCGATCTACCTGCGCAACCACATCATGACCAAGCTCGACGAGGCCGCCAGCACGCTGGACCCCGAG is a genomic window of Amycolatopsis lexingtonensis containing:
- a CDS encoding S10 family peptidase — encoded protein: MADTTPEEAPEKKAPETTEIPAEPTDDIVTTQHTLTVKRKKLAYTAKAGRVVLRKEVVKDGKSEGFKAKAEVFVTSYTLDDADPGTRPVTFAFNGGPGSSSIWLHLGLLGPRRVLSGDVDDLVPPPYGLADNPETLLAHSDLVFIDPVSTGYSRVAGGEETKDFHGYQGDIESIGELIRLWVSRHQRWLSPKFLAGESYGTLRAAGLAAHLQDRHGLYVNGLLLISSVLDLGTLQFTEGNDLPYSLYVPTYAAIAHYHGLHGDRPLDDVLADAEDFAAKDLPWALSRGARLSTQDRAEAVATLASLTGLTESYVDRVNLRIEHVRFFTELLRDRGLTVGRMDGRFTTWEPDGGREHMSDDPSISRVVGAYAAAFNHYVRAELGYENDLPYEIIHEDTFKAWSYKEFEGRSVSVVDSLSSAMRANPHLKVHVAFGHYDGATAYFAAEHVLAHLRIPEELRDNIDTAYYPAGHMMYIHEPSRVQQSKDLAKFVKKASNR
- a CDS encoding uracil-DNA glycosylase, producing the protein MRSLAELDAAVAGCRACPRLVTWREGVAGTKAAFRGEEYWARPVPGFGPPDASLAVVGLAPSAHGANRTGRMFTGDPSGDFLFRVLHEVGLASQPTSERIGDGLELYGTRLVSPVRCAPPENKPTPAERDTCRPWLAEELTLLRPTLRSIVVLGAFGWQALLPVLAAAGWPVPQPRPAFAHGAVLELGDLRVFGCYHVSPRNVQTRRVTHAMVADVFRAATSVTGHD
- a CDS encoding endonuclease V, whose product is MHTGDWPSTAEEALAVQEALRGRVELTGDLPELPPTVTGLDVAYDEDDGIAAAVVTLETAGLTVVEERTHRAKAVFPYEPGLFAFRELPPLLAALDALEHEPDVLVCDGHGLAHPRRFGLACHLGVLTGRPAFGVGKTRFVGTHPEPPATRGSSVPLVDAGEEVGAVLRTQDGVKPVYVSAGHRIDLAHACRLTLALTPRYRLPETTRRADRLSRAALR